CGCGGTCCGGCACTACGAGCGCGTCTGTGCGGCCGTCGACCTTCCGGTGTACGTCTACCACATCCCGTCGAAGACCGGGAACGAACTCTCGCTCGACGCGCTGGACGCCCTCGCCGAAATCGAGAACCTGGTAGGCCTGAAGGACTCCTCGAAGGACGTGCCGTGGCTCGGGCAGGCCATCGACGCCCACCCCGAGTTGACGTTTCTCGCGGGGTCGGACTCGCTGCTCGCGCCGGGCCTCGACCTCGGCTGCTCGGGGATGGTGTCGGCCGTCGCCAACGCGTTCCCGGAGCTCGTCGTCGACCTCTACGAGGCCTACGACGACGGCGACGTGGCCCGCGCGAAGGACATCCAGAGCACCGTCTACGATGTGCGCTCGGCGCTCAAACGCGGGCCGTATATGGCGGGCGTGAAGACGGCCCTCGACCTCCGAGGGTTCTACGCGGGACCGCTCCGGTCGCCGCTCCGCGGGATGGACGCCGAGGACCGCGCCGCCCTCGAAGCCGACCTCGCCGACCTCGACCTCCTCTAAACCATAGATTTACACCGAGCCGAGTGAACATCCAGCCATGACCAAGGACTACACCGACCTCCACGACCCGAACGCGGAGTACACGATGCGGGAGCTCTCCGCCGAGACGATGGGCGCGGACGGCGCGCGACCCGCGCCACGTGACCTCGAAATCACCGACGTCCAGACCACGATGGTCGACGGGAACTTCCCGTGGACGCTCGTGCGCGTCTACACCGACGCGGGCGTCGTCGGCACCGGCGAAGCCTACTGGGGCGCCGGCGTCCCCGAACTCATCGAGCGCATGAAGCCGTTCGTCGTCGGCGAGAACCCCCTCGACATCGACCGCCTGTTCGAGCACCTCGTCCAGAAGATGAGCGGCGAGGGCTCCGTCGAGGGCGTCACCGTCACCGCGATTTCGGGCATCGAGGTCGCGCTCCACGACCTCGCCGGGAAGGTGCTGGGCGTCCCCGCCTACCAGTTGCTCGGCGGGAAGTACCGCGACGAGGTGCGCGTCTACTGCGACTGCCACACCGAAGAAGAGGCCGACCCCGAGGCCTGCGCGGACGAGGCCGAGCGCGTGGTCGAGGAACTGGGGTACGACGCGCTCAAGTTCGACCTCGACGTGCCCTCCGGCCTGGAGAAGGACCGCGCGAACCGCCACCTGCGCCCGGGCGAGATTCGCCACAAGGCCGAAATCGTCGAGCAGGTCACCGAGCGCGTGAAGGACCGGGCGGACGTCGCCTTCGACTGTCACTGGACGTTCTCCGGCGGGTCGGCCAAGCGCCTCGCCAGCGAAATCGAGGAGTACGACGTGTGGTGGCTCGAAGACCCCGTGCCCCCGGAGAATCTGGAGGTACAGGAGGAGGTCACGAAGTCCACGACGACGCCCATCGCGGTGGGTGAGAACCGCTACCGCGTGACCGAGGAGCGCCGGCTCATCGAGAATCAGGCCGTCGACATCGTCGCGCCCGACCTCCCGAAAGTCGGCGGGATGCGGGAGACCCGGAAGGTCGCGGACGTGGCGAACCAGTACTACGTCCCGGTGGCGATGCACAACGTCTCCAGTCCGGTGGCGACGATGGCGAGCGCGCAGGTCGGCGCGGCCATCCCGAACTCGCTGGCGGTCGAGTACCACTCCTACGAACTCGACTGGTGGTCGGACCTCGTGGAGGAGGACGTCATCGAGGACGGCTACATCGAGATTCCCGAGAAGCCGGGCCTCGGCGTAACGCTGGACATGGACGCCGTCGAGGCGCACATGGTCGACGGTGAAACGCTCTTCGACGAAGCGTAGCGCGCACGCTGGCGTCCACGAACAGAACGGTTTTTAGTGGCGTGTTGCGTGGCGGCGTGTATGCGCGTGGCGTTCGTCTCGGAGACGACCGCCCACCACGCCGACGGCGACGACGTGGCTCGCTTGCAGTTGCTCGCTGACTTGCTCGCGGAGCGAGGGCACGACGTTCACGTCTGCTGTGCGCAGTGGTGGGAGGGCCAACCAGACACCTTCGAGTACGAGGACGTGACCTATCACGCGGTCACCGAGGAGCGCGGCCAGCGGTGGTTCTCGCCGAAGGCGGCCGCGCTCGTGCGCCGCCTCGAACCCGACGTGGTTCACGCGACGAGTCGGACGCCCGGACACGTGTACGGCGCTCGCTGGGGTGGGCTGCTGGCGGGGGCGCCCGTGGTCTGTGACTGGTACGACCCACACGACGCGAGCGACGGCCTCCGGGGGCGGGCGTACCGGTACGCCGCCCGGAAGCCGAGTTCGGTCGTGGCGCCGTCCCGCACCGTGAAGACGAGCGTGCGGGAGTGCGGCGGGAACGGCGAGGACGTGCGAGTCGTGCCGACGGGCATCGACATGGACCAGATTCGGCGCGCGGTGCCGGGCGAGGGCGCTGACATCGTCGCGAGCCGCCGCCTCGACGGGGACGCGAACATCGAGTCGCTGTTCCTCGCGCTCGCGGAGTTCCGCGAGTACGACTGGAACTGCACCATCGTCGGCGACGGCCCCGAGCGCGAGGGGTACGAGCGGCAGGCCCGCGACCTGCGCATCGACGACCGCATCGAGTTCGTCGGCGACTGCTCGGTCGAGGAGCGCGTGGAGATTTTCAAGAACGCGCACGTCTACGTCCACACCGCCGAGAAGACGTCGTTCGCGCTCGACCTGCTGCGGGCGCTGGCCTGCGGCTGTGTCGGCATCGTAGAGTACCACGCCGAGTCGAGCGCCCACGAACTCGTGGAGACCTACGAGCGGGGCTTCCGCGCGACCAACGACGAGGAAATCGTGGAGTGTCTGATTGCGGCGGGCGACCTCGAACGGAAGGCCGTCGACGAGTCGTTCGCGGAGTACGACCACGACCGGTTCGTGGAGGACTACCTCGACGCCTACCGGGACGCTCAGGACGACGCGGGCTTGCTCTGACTACGCGAGCCAGTAGTACCGCCACGTCCCGCCCGCGTCGCTCTCCACGAGTTCGCTTTCCACTACCTCGAAGCCCGCGTCCGCGAGCGCCGCCTCCGTCTCTTCCTCTCCGAGGATGCTCCAGCGCATCGTCGCGCCGCTGTCCAGCCAGTCGTCGTTCTCGCCCTCCCAGTTCTCGGTGCCGGCCGCCACGACCGCGACGCCGCCGTCCCGGAGGACGCGCCGGAACTCCCGGTAGACGGCGGCGTGTTCGTCGGTCGGCACGTGGATAATCGAGTGGAGCGCGGTCACGGCGTCGAACGTGTCGTCGGCGTACGGGAGCCGTGACATGTCGCCCTGCGCGAGCGCGGCGTCGGGCGCGCGCTCGGCCGCGAGGTCGAGTTGCGCGCGGGACACGTCGAGGCCGACCGCGTCGAAGCGGTCGCCGAGTGGCCCGAGCACGCCGCGGCCGCCGCCGCAGCCGGCGTCGAGCAGGCGGCTTCCCTCGGGGACCGACGCGAGCGCGTCGACGAGCGTGTCCGGAAGTTCGCTGTCGTCGCGGACGGCGTCGTAGTCGGCGGCGAGCGCGTCGTAACCCCGGCGCACCGCCGTTCTGAGGTTGGTGTCGTCAGTCGTCACGGTCGCCCTCTCGCGTGCGTTCGGCGACGCGCACCGCCGCGGCGTTCTCCGCGACGTCGTGGACGCGCACGATATCGGCGCCGCGGTCGGCGGCGATGGCGGACGCCGCGGCCGTCGCGTACCCGCCGTCGTCCGGGTAGCGGTCCACGGCGTCGAACATCGACTTGTGACTGTGGCCGATCAGAACCGGACAGCCGAGCGCGTGGAACTCGTCGGTGCGGTCGAGGAGTTCGAAACTCTCGCCCGCGTCCTTCCCGAAGCCGAGGCCGGGGTCGACGATGATTTTCTCCCGGGGCAGGCCGGCTTTCTCGGCGAGCAGGACGCGCTCGGTGAGTTCGGCGAGCACGTCGCCGACCACGTCGTCGTAGTGGGTCTCGGTGCTCGGGTCCACCGGGGCGTCGATGGAGTGCATCACGACCAGCGGCGCGCCGTGTTCGGCGGCGACGAACCGCATCTCGGGGTCTTCGAGCCCCGTCACGTCGTTGAGGATGTCGGCGCCGGCTTCGAGCGCGCGCCGCCCGACTTCGGCCTTCCGGGTGTCCACGGAGACGAGCGCGTCGAGGTCCGCGATGCGCTCTATCACGGGGACGACGCGATCGATTTCGTCCGCGACGGAGACGGGGTCGGCGCCGGGACGCGTGGACTCCCCGCCCACGTCGATGACGTCCGCGCCCGCATCGACCATCGCCTCGGCGCGCGCGACGGCGTCCTCGACTGCCTCGTACTCGCCGCCGTCGTGGAAACTGTCCGGCGTGACGTTCAGGATGCCCATCACGGCGGTGCCGTCCTCCCACGGGTAGCCGTGGGTCTCCGGGTCGGTCTGGATGCCCAGCGTCTCGCGCAGGTCGTCCGCGAACACGGAGAGGCCGTAGGGCTGGCCGTCGAGTTTCTCGCAGAGGCGCTTGAACTGCGCGAGCGTCCCCATCAACACGGCGTCCAGCGTCCCCCGCGGCTGGGAGTTCAGTCCCGACAACGAGCACTCGCCACCGAGGCTCAGCATCTCTTCTTTGAGGTACTGCGCTTGGCGCTTCTGGACGCGCGTCTGCACGACGCGGTGGACGCCCTTCCCGCGCATCCGCCAGACGCCGGGCGGCGTGACGTGCGCGCCCTCCAGCGTCTCGCGGGCCTCCTCGATGTCCCGCACCTGCTTCGTGACGTTCGTTCGCGTCCAGCGCGCGCGGGCCTCCGCGACCGTGAACAGCGACCCCGTGACGAGCACGAAGTCGTCCTCGTCGGCGGCGTCCAGCGCCGCTTCGACGGCCGCCTCGACGGAGCGCTTGACCGTGGTGTCGTCCGCGCCGGCGTCCTCGAACACCGTCGCCAGCACGTCGGCGTCCTCGGAGCGCTCGGAGTCGGGTTCGCAGACCCACGCGCGGTCCGGCGTCGGGAGCGCCGCCGCCATCCCGCGGTGGTCCTTGTCGTGCATCGCGCCGAACACGCAGAGCAATCGGTCGTAGTCGAACTCGCCGATGGTCTCGGCGAGCGCCTCGCACGCGCCGGTGTTGTGCGCGCCGTCGAGTACGGTCACCGGGTCGGCGCCCATCACCTCGAAGCGCCCCGGCCAGTACGCCTTCCGGAAGCCGCGAGCGAGCGTGGCCTCGTCCACGTCCGCGACCTGTCGCGCGAGCGCCGCCGCGACGCCCGCGTTCTCGGCCTGATACGAGCCGAGCAGCGGAATCTTCGCGTCCACCGACCAGTCCGCGCCGGCGAGCGAGACGGCGGCCTCGGTGTGGTTCGTGCGGCCCTCGTAGGCCACGCGCACGTCGCCGTCCGCGCCGACAGTCAGCACGTCGCCGGCCTGCTCGCGAACCGCGTCCAGCGCCTCGCCCGTCGTCGCCGTCACGAGCGGCGCGTCAGCGGGCGCGACGTGAGCCTTGTCTCGGGCGATTTCGGCAATCGTGTCGCCGAGCACGCCCGTGTGTTCGAGGGTGACCGACGTGACCGCGCTCGCCGCCGGGTCCACGACGCTCGTCGCGTCGAGTTTCCCGCCGATGCCGACTTCGAGGACGGCCACGTCCACGTCCTCGCGCCCGAACTGCCAGAGCGCCATCGCGGTCACGACCTCGAAGAACGTCGGCGCGTCCCCGTTCGCCGCGCGCTCGTTCACGCGCGGTCGCACGGCCTCTACGAACTCCGTCAGCGCCGCCTTCGACATCTGCCGGTCGTTCACGGTGACGCGCTCGCGCACGTCGTCGAAGTGCGGGGACGTGTACAGCCCCACGTCCAACCCCGCCTCGCGGAGCGCGGACGCCGTCAGCCGGGCGGTGCTGCCCTTCCCGTTCGACCCCGCGACCTGCACGTACGTCGGGCCCTCGTGGGGGTCGCCGAGCGCCGACAGGAGGTCCGCCGTCGAGTCCGTCCCGGGCTTCGGGCGGTACCGACGGAGGTCGAGGAGGAAGTTCGCCGCCTCGTCGTATCGCATAGTCGAACCGAGCGTAGCGGCCCGCATTAGGCTGTCGGACGCGGTGCCGGGGGGCCGTCGAGCGCGCCGCCGCCACGAACCACGAGAACCTGGCACACGGCATCACGAACCGTCAAACGGCTGTTTTACTCATCCGAACCCACTTCTACCGAGGTCGTTCTACGAGGGGGTATGGACCGACGACGGTTCCTCGCGTCCGTCTCCGCGTCCGTGCCGCTCGCGCTCGCGGGCTGCATGGGCGGACAGGACGACGGCGACGAGTCCTCCACCACGACCGACGAACCGACCGACACCACCGAATCGACCGACACGACGACCACGGACGACGGCCCGCTGGCGTTCGGCGACGAGGTCAGCCTCT
The nucleotide sequence above comes from Halobacterium litoreum. Encoded proteins:
- a CDS encoding dihydrodipicolinate synthase family protein — translated: MPANAPAPGDDDPLGVHGVVPPTVTAFHEDESLDVETTADHARFVVDRGAHGVFPLGTNGEFPLLSGDERDRVVEAVVGEVGGDVPVIAGVGAPSTRQTVAHAEHAESVGADGVVVVTPYYYPLDREAAVRHYERVCAAVDLPVYVYHIPSKTGNELSLDALDALAEIENLVGLKDSSKDVPWLGQAIDAHPELTFLAGSDSLLAPGLDLGCSGMVSAVANAFPELVVDLYEAYDDGDVARAKDIQSTVYDVRSALKRGPYMAGVKTALDLRGFYAGPLRSPLRGMDAEDRAALEADLADLDLL
- a CDS encoding mandelate racemase/muconate lactonizing enzyme family protein yields the protein MTKDYTDLHDPNAEYTMRELSAETMGADGARPAPRDLEITDVQTTMVDGNFPWTLVRVYTDAGVVGTGEAYWGAGVPELIERMKPFVVGENPLDIDRLFEHLVQKMSGEGSVEGVTVTAISGIEVALHDLAGKVLGVPAYQLLGGKYRDEVRVYCDCHTEEEADPEACADEAERVVEELGYDALKFDLDVPSGLEKDRANRHLRPGEIRHKAEIVEQVTERVKDRADVAFDCHWTFSGGSAKRLASEIEEYDVWWLEDPVPPENLEVQEEVTKSTTTPIAVGENRYRVTEERRLIENQAVDIVAPDLPKVGGMRETRKVADVANQYYVPVAMHNVSSPVATMASAQVGAAIPNSLAVEYHSYELDWWSDLVEEDVIEDGYIEIPEKPGLGVTLDMDAVEAHMVDGETLFDEA
- a CDS encoding glycosyltransferase family 4 protein; its protein translation is MRVAFVSETTAHHADGDDVARLQLLADLLAERGHDVHVCCAQWWEGQPDTFEYEDVTYHAVTEERGQRWFSPKAAALVRRLEPDVVHATSRTPGHVYGARWGGLLAGAPVVCDWYDPHDASDGLRGRAYRYAARKPSSVVAPSRTVKTSVRECGGNGEDVRVVPTGIDMDQIRRAVPGEGADIVASRRLDGDANIESLFLALAEFREYDWNCTIVGDGPEREGYERQARDLRIDDRIEFVGDCSVEERVEIFKNAHVYVHTAEKTSFALDLLRALACGCVGIVEYHAESSAHELVETYERGFRATNDEEIVECLIAAGDLERKAVDESFAEYDHDRFVEDYLDAYRDAQDDAGLL
- a CDS encoding class I SAM-dependent methyltransferase, translating into MTTDDTNLRTAVRRGYDALAADYDAVRDDSELPDTLVDALASVPEGSRLLDAGCGGGRGVLGPLGDRFDAVGLDVSRAQLDLAAERAPDAALAQGDMSRLPYADDTFDAVTALHSIIHVPTDEHAAVYREFRRVLRDGGVAVVAAGTENWEGENDDWLDSGATMRWSILGEEETEAALADAGFEVVESELVESDAGGTWRYYWLA
- the folP gene encoding dihydropteroate synthase, encoding MRYDEAANFLLDLRRYRPKPGTDSTADLLSALGDPHEGPTYVQVAGSNGKGSTARLTASALREAGLDVGLYTSPHFDDVRERVTVNDRQMSKAALTEFVEAVRPRVNERAANGDAPTFFEVVTAMALWQFGREDVDVAVLEVGIGGKLDATSVVDPAASAVTSVTLEHTGVLGDTIAEIARDKAHVAPADAPLVTATTGEALDAVREQAGDVLTVGADGDVRVAYEGRTNHTEAAVSLAGADWSVDAKIPLLGSYQAENAGVAAALARQVADVDEATLARGFRKAYWPGRFEVMGADPVTVLDGAHNTGACEALAETIGEFDYDRLLCVFGAMHDKDHRGMAAALPTPDRAWVCEPDSERSEDADVLATVFEDAGADDTTVKRSVEAAVEAALDAADEDDFVLVTGSLFTVAEARARWTRTNVTKQVRDIEEARETLEGAHVTPPGVWRMRGKGVHRVVQTRVQKRQAQYLKEEMLSLGGECSLSGLNSQPRGTLDAVLMGTLAQFKRLCEKLDGQPYGLSVFADDLRETLGIQTDPETHGYPWEDGTAVMGILNVTPDSFHDGGEYEAVEDAVARAEAMVDAGADVIDVGGESTRPGADPVSVADEIDRVVPVIERIADLDALVSVDTRKAEVGRRALEAGADILNDVTGLEDPEMRFVAAEHGAPLVVMHSIDAPVDPSTETHYDDVVGDVLAELTERVLLAEKAGLPREKIIVDPGLGFGKDAGESFELLDRTDEFHALGCPVLIGHSHKSMFDAVDRYPDDGGYATAAASAIAADRGADIVRVHDVAENAAAVRVAERTREGDRDD